The Erythrobacter insulae genome window below encodes:
- a CDS encoding AtpZ/AtpI family protein, protein MSEEKPAREPIAEDARIDALEARLKAANEREEERTKPKVKGADANYRSGNRVLADLLGGIFGGMVIGWAFDALVGTLPWGLLVGLFLGIGVAFRNIIRAADTRPDDPEAGS, encoded by the coding sequence ATGAGCGAAGAAAAGCCCGCACGAGAACCCATAGCCGAGGATGCGCGGATCGATGCGCTCGAAGCGCGGTTAAAAGCCGCAAACGAGCGAGAAGAAGAGCGTACCAAGCCAAAGGTCAAAGGGGCTGATGCGAATTATCGCAGCGGCAACCGGGTACTGGCGGATTTATTAGGTGGGATTTTCGGAGGCATGGTGATTGGCTGGGCGTTTGATGCGCTGGTCGGAACCTTGCCCTGGGGACTGTTGGTTGGCCTGTTTCTCGGAATAGGTGTCGCCTTCAGAAACATCATTCGAGCGGCAGACACGCGCCCTGACGACCCTGAAGCGGGATCGTAA
- a CDS encoding CBU_0592 family membrane protein — protein sequence MEGLDWASYIGFIGTACIIGAYAYLTYVEQPNPFILHSTNLMGAALLTVSLIVHTNWPSLVLEGFWAAIAIFGLRKALRASRRRKTEQA from the coding sequence ATGGAAGGCTTGGACTGGGCAAGCTATATCGGGTTTATTGGCACCGCATGCATTATCGGCGCTTATGCATATTTGACCTATGTTGAGCAGCCAAACCCATTCATTCTTCACAGCACCAATCTGATGGGCGCCGCATTGCTCACTGTCTCGTTAATTGTGCACACAAACTGGCCAAGCCTTGTGCTTGAAGGGTTCTGGGCGGCAATCGCGATCTTTGGCCTACGTAAAGCGTTACGCGCATCGCGGCGACGCAAAACCGAACAAGCATGA
- the gloB gene encoding hydroxyacylglutathione hydrolase: MLTVHQFPCLSDNYGFLLHDPVSGETAAIDTPDAKEYLRQADTKGWTITQIWNTHWHPDHAGGNAEIVAATGAKVIAPDEVTKLSPIDTKVAHGDTVSLGAVTADVIDVSGHTNGHIAFHIPKAGIAFVGDSVFALGCGRMFEGTAPQFWASLERVKALPPATILYCAHEYTAANAKFALHADPDNSALRSYVDEITAKRERKEPTVPTQLHRELATNPFLRADDPALMAKWGGEKPHETFAALRAAKDNF, encoded by the coding sequence ATGCTAACAGTTCATCAATTCCCATGCCTGTCCGACAATTACGGATTTCTCCTGCACGATCCAGTCAGCGGCGAAACCGCTGCAATCGATACGCCCGATGCGAAAGAATATCTGCGTCAGGCCGATACCAAAGGGTGGACGATAACCCAAATCTGGAACACGCATTGGCACCCCGATCACGCTGGCGGAAACGCTGAGATTGTGGCTGCCACAGGCGCCAAAGTCATCGCACCGGACGAGGTGACAAAACTCTCTCCGATCGACACAAAAGTGGCTCACGGCGACACAGTTTCGCTGGGCGCGGTTACAGCAGACGTCATCGACGTCTCCGGCCACACCAATGGCCACATTGCCTTCCATATCCCTAAAGCCGGAATTGCTTTTGTCGGCGATAGCGTTTTTGCGCTTGGATGCGGACGCATGTTCGAAGGCACCGCACCGCAATTCTGGGCAAGCCTTGAGCGCGTAAAGGCTCTGCCTCCGGCCACAATCCTATATTGCGCACACGAATACACCGCAGCAAATGCGAAATTCGCTCTGCACGCAGACCCTGATAACTCTGCGCTTCGATCCTACGTTGACGAAATCACGGCCAAACGTGAGCGGAAAGAACCCACTGTCCCGACGCAGCTTCACCGTGAGCTTGCCACCAATCCATTCCTAAGGGCTGATGATCCTGCCCTGATGGCAAAGTGGGGCGGCGAAAAGCCACACGAAACCTTCGCCGCTCTGCGTGCTGCCAAGGACAATTTCTAG
- a CDS encoding F0F1 ATP synthase subunit B family protein has protein sequence MPQIAQLAEFWSSQVFWTLIFFGITFFVIGRGMVPKVMGTVELRDNQIADDLAAAQAARDAADDQEEAWRVRENENRAAAQALIAEAKAKAAKATEKKLATAQTKIDAKLADAETEIESARVSALAEIEGVAAEATQDIVVRLSGEKVDKRTARSAVKKALSNA, from the coding sequence ATGCCTCAGATAGCCCAACTTGCCGAATTTTGGTCGAGCCAGGTATTCTGGACTCTGATCTTTTTCGGAATCACCTTTTTCGTGATCGGACGCGGTATGGTGCCTAAAGTTATGGGCACCGTGGAACTTCGCGATAATCAGATCGCTGATGATCTTGCGGCTGCTCAAGCCGCGCGTGATGCAGCGGATGATCAAGAAGAAGCATGGCGGGTCCGTGAGAACGAGAACCGCGCCGCAGCGCAGGCATTGATTGCAGAGGCGAAAGCCAAAGCCGCGAAAGCGACAGAAAAAAAGCTTGCGACTGCGCAAACCAAAATCGACGCAAAACTGGCCGATGCCGAGACGGAGATCGAATCTGCTCGCGTAAGCGCATTGGCTGAGATCGAGGGCGTCGCAGCCGAGGCTACGCAAGATATCGTCGTTCGCCTGTCCGGCGAAAAAGTGGACAAGCGTACAGCGCGTTCGGCAGTTAAAAAGGCTCTTTCAAATGCCTGA
- a CDS encoding (d)CMP kinase yields the protein MIIAVDGPTASGKGTIAKQLASHFDIPHLDTGLLYRAVGHQVILNGGDPDNERDAVAACDFPAALLDDAVLRSETTGSLASRVSVHPAVRQALFDRQRSFATQSNGAVLDGRDIGTIIAPDADVKLFITASVQERARRRWLEMTDRGIEVQLTEVEADIAKRDARDINRSDAPLKAAVDAFVIDTTSFNREEAFETVLETVQTALA from the coding sequence ATGATCATCGCTGTCGACGGCCCAACAGCATCCGGTAAAGGCACAATCGCAAAGCAGTTGGCCTCACATTTCGATATACCGCATTTAGACACAGGTTTGCTGTACCGCGCTGTGGGTCATCAGGTCATCCTTAACGGCGGTGACCCCGACAATGAGCGCGATGCAGTGGCCGCCTGCGATTTTCCCGCAGCGTTGCTTGATGATGCGGTTTTGAGATCTGAAACGACCGGTAGCCTAGCGAGCCGGGTTTCAGTGCACCCCGCTGTCCGCCAGGCGCTGTTTGATCGTCAGCGCTCCTTTGCAACTCAATCCAATGGCGCGGTTTTGGATGGGCGGGACATCGGGACTATCATTGCACCCGATGCTGACGTGAAGTTATTCATCACCGCCAGCGTTCAGGAACGAGCGCGGCGGCGTTGGCTGGAAATGACCGACCGGGGAATCGAAGTGCAATTGACCGAGGTCGAGGCGGACATTGCGAAACGCGATGCCCGCGACATCAATCGCTCGGACGCTCCATTGAAAGCTGCAGTCGATGCATTTGTCATCGACACTACCAGTTTTAATCGCGAAGAAGCGTTTGAAACAGTGCTGGAAACGGTGCAAACCGCCCTCGCCTGA
- a CDS encoding F0F1 ATP synthase subunit A: MAADQAKVDPMKQFLIEPWWGSENWELADGFNIAFTNSSWWMAITVVLLWVFVAGGMKRELVPGRWQMAVETFTGFIDDMLEANVGKEGRKYVPYIFSLFMFILFANLLGLMPIGVLGLHPFTFTSHFTVTGVLAVLSFSIVLVVGFWKHGIKFFSLFVPHGTPAPMVLPIALIEFFSFLIRPFSLALRLFVAMMAGHVLLKVLSSFVIDGLNAGAMTSVIVAVPSFALMIAISALEILVAGIQAYVFALLTSLYINDAEHLH; encoded by the coding sequence GTGGCAGCCGATCAGGCAAAAGTCGATCCGATGAAGCAGTTCCTTATCGAACCCTGGTGGGGCTCGGAAAATTGGGAGCTCGCTGACGGTTTCAACATCGCGTTTACCAACTCCTCTTGGTGGATGGCTATTACAGTCGTCCTTCTATGGGTGTTCGTAGCGGGCGGCATGAAGCGTGAGCTTGTGCCGGGCCGTTGGCAGATGGCGGTTGAAACCTTCACAGGCTTCATCGATGACATGCTGGAAGCAAACGTAGGCAAAGAAGGGCGCAAATATGTGCCCTACATCTTTAGCCTTTTCATGTTCATCCTATTCGCAAACCTGTTGGGTTTGATGCCAATTGGCGTGCTCGGTCTGCACCCGTTTACGTTCACCAGCCACTTCACGGTAACCGGCGTTCTTGCTGTGCTCAGCTTCTCGATCGTTCTGGTCGTCGGCTTCTGGAAGCACGGTATCAAGTTTTTCAGCCTGTTTGTGCCGCACGGTACGCCCGCACCTATGGTGCTGCCGATAGCCTTGATCGAGTTCTTCTCGTTCTTGATCCGCCCATTCAGCCTCGCGCTGCGTTTGTTCGTAGCCATGATGGCGGGTCACGTTCTCTTGAAGGTTCTTTCAAGCTTCGTGATTGACGGTCTCAATGCAGGCGCGATGACCAGCGTTATCGTTGCCGTGCCGAGTTTCGCTTTGATGATCGCCATCAGCGCGCTCGAAATCCTGGTTGCTGGCATTCAGGCATATGTTTTCGCTCTGTTGACCTCGTTGTATATCAACGACGCGGAGCATCTTCACTAA
- a CDS encoding YdbL family protein — MTTIRKYVLAAAAGLAAIATALPAQAQRDPAYAAARASGQIGEKPDGYLGIVGDATPQLRDLVNDINIKRRAVYSRKSQENKATLEAYALTAGCQAIARTAPGEKYQAPDGTWQTRTDAAPLRDPRCP; from the coding sequence ATGACGACAATTCGCAAATATGTTCTGGCCGCAGCGGCCGGTCTCGCAGCAATCGCAACCGCGCTGCCCGCGCAGGCGCAGAGAGATCCAGCCTACGCTGCAGCACGCGCCTCCGGCCAGATTGGTGAGAAACCCGATGGCTATCTTGGCATCGTGGGCGATGCGACCCCGCAACTTCGCGATCTGGTGAATGATATCAACATCAAACGGCGCGCTGTGTATTCACGCAAGTCACAGGAAAACAAAGCCACTCTGGAAGCCTATGCGTTGACCGCTGGGTGTCAGGCGATTGCGCGAACAGCCCCTGGTGAAAAGTATCAGGCCCCTGATGGAACATGGCAAACGCGCACTGATGCTGCGCCGCTGCGTGATCCACGCTGCCCATAA
- a CDS encoding intermembrane phospholipid transport protein YdbH family protein has product MGAGFVATWISRERIAGNIIQEELDRLGLPATYEIVSITPQKQLLRNLIVGNPNRPDLLIEEVVVNLEYGLAGPAVGQIEIVKPRLYATFRGGEFSLGSLDPVLFSDSEEPPALPQFDVVLRDGRALVESDFGAVGAKFTGSGRLDDGFNGKLAITAPNAGVAGCNVETATAYGDVTTKDGVPSFVGPLRLRGLDCQGGTLKTFDASADLALTQDLSGAGGTVTLAADALDFANGGAAMLSGDVVFSWDEGGLNLRHDLLADQIRTDYGNFDEARLDGAFRSEPGFARSDWDANVTGRGLNLAGGANAMIEEAKAGSAETLLAPLIAKFQRNFTQASSDANLAAAFTLRQTEDATTFVIPEGRLQSGSGETLLALSRVSWIRSDAGARLSGNFVTGGRGLPRVNGRMEQSRGGSLALRIAMAEFAQGSDRISIPRLQVTQRQDGNVTFGGAAVVGGAIPGGSITALEIPIEGEWNNTSGLILGRQCLDLRFGGLNVYDLAIEGSAISVCPEQGAPMIRFTDTLTVNAAARDVQFTGVLAGSPTELSAGAIAIAYPGSFALQDARVVLGAEESSMQLHSSSIEGNFDTLGGTFSGANAALDFVPLDLSEASGLWAYRDNALVIEDGAFELSERIEGEARFEPLTGRAAMMSLLGNELKAHADLTHSGSGRLITRINLIHDLGQGIGVATIDVPGVIFDDRLRPEDLSNLVKGVIANANGTVSGEGRIRWSEDSITSEGTFGTEELDLAAAFGPIDGLRGEIRFTDLINLTTAPAQTLEIGSMNPGIEVLAGRVQYSLTNGELISVEDARWPFMGGELILRPVDIRYGTPGSQLYVLEIVGLDAETFIAQMELSNLSATGTFDGAVPILFDDQGNGTIGAGLLLSRAPGGNVSYIGELTYEDMGAITNFAFQSLKSLDYTQMSIGLDGSLAGEIITSFKIDGVRQGAGANQNLFTRQLSKLPIRFNVNVRSENFYQLATMVQSFFDPDYLGNPVDRGLFDVEGQRFSPANPFVEPQPSAPGPSENVQDTPALNLRRGDETPVQPVESDEDL; this is encoded by the coding sequence ATGGGTGCAGGTTTTGTAGCAACGTGGATCTCGCGCGAGAGAATTGCGGGCAACATCATTCAGGAAGAATTGGATAGGCTGGGCCTGCCGGCCACCTATGAGATTGTTTCAATAACCCCGCAAAAACAGCTGCTGCGGAACCTAATCGTAGGAAACCCCAATCGGCCCGACCTGTTGATTGAAGAAGTCGTAGTCAATCTTGAATATGGCCTGGCGGGGCCGGCCGTTGGGCAAATAGAGATCGTGAAACCGCGGCTTTACGCGACATTTCGCGGCGGCGAATTCAGCCTCGGCTCGCTTGATCCTGTGCTTTTCAGCGATAGTGAAGAACCCCCGGCTTTGCCGCAGTTCGACGTCGTTCTGCGCGATGGGCGCGCTTTGGTTGAAAGCGATTTTGGTGCGGTTGGCGCTAAGTTCACTGGTAGCGGGCGGCTGGATGACGGCTTTAACGGTAAACTGGCGATAACCGCTCCCAATGCTGGCGTGGCTGGCTGCAATGTAGAAACAGCCACCGCGTACGGAGATGTTACCACAAAAGATGGCGTCCCATCGTTTGTTGGTCCGCTGCGCTTGCGGGGGCTTGATTGCCAAGGGGGCACGTTGAAGACGTTTGATGCGAGCGCGGACCTTGCGCTGACACAAGATCTGTCAGGTGCGGGCGGGACGGTGACATTGGCCGCTGATGCATTGGACTTTGCAAACGGCGGTGCCGCGATGCTGTCCGGTGATGTGGTTTTTAGCTGGGATGAAGGCGGCTTAAACCTTCGCCACGATCTGCTAGCTGATCAGATCCGGACGGATTATGGCAATTTTGACGAAGCCCGCCTCGATGGGGCGTTCCGTTCGGAACCCGGTTTTGCGCGCAGTGATTGGGATGCAAACGTGACGGGCCGCGGGCTAAACCTTGCCGGCGGTGCTAACGCGATGATCGAAGAAGCGAAAGCCGGTTCTGCCGAGACCTTGCTGGCGCCGCTGATTGCGAAATTTCAGCGGAATTTCACACAGGCTTCATCCGATGCCAATTTGGCCGCGGCATTCACTTTGAGACAGACCGAAGACGCAACCACATTCGTAATTCCCGAAGGCCGATTACAAAGCGGCAGCGGCGAAACCCTTTTGGCTCTTTCGCGGGTAAGTTGGATACGCAGTGATGCAGGTGCCAGGCTTAGCGGCAATTTTGTAACGGGCGGAAGGGGGCTTCCCCGGGTGAACGGGAGAATGGAACAATCGAGGGGCGGATCGTTGGCGCTTCGCATCGCGATGGCCGAGTTTGCTCAAGGATCTGACCGGATAAGTATTCCCCGGCTACAAGTGACGCAGAGGCAGGACGGCAACGTCACATTTGGCGGCGCTGCTGTGGTAGGCGGCGCTATTCCCGGGGGAAGCATCACAGCACTTGAAATTCCGATTGAAGGGGAATGGAATAACACCTCGGGTCTGATCCTGGGCCGTCAATGTCTTGATCTGCGTTTTGGGGGCTTGAATGTCTATGATCTCGCGATCGAAGGCAGTGCGATTTCCGTTTGCCCCGAACAAGGGGCCCCGATGATACGGTTTACCGATACTCTAACCGTCAACGCTGCCGCGCGGGACGTCCAGTTTACTGGCGTTTTGGCCGGTTCCCCTACCGAACTTTCGGCTGGCGCAATCGCAATTGCGTATCCGGGCTCTTTCGCGTTGCAGGATGCGCGCGTTGTTTTGGGCGCGGAGGAAAGCTCAATGCAGCTGCATTCCAGCAGCATTGAAGGAAACTTTGATACGCTTGGCGGAACCTTTAGCGGTGCAAACGCGGCGCTGGATTTCGTACCTCTCGATCTTTCTGAGGCATCTGGTCTCTGGGCTTACCGCGATAATGCTTTGGTCATTGAAGATGGAGCGTTTGAATTGTCCGAAAGGATCGAGGGTGAAGCGCGATTCGAACCGCTGACTGGCCGCGCTGCGATGATGAGCCTTTTGGGCAATGAGTTGAAAGCACACGCCGATCTAACCCATTCTGGATCAGGCCGATTGATTACGCGAATTAATCTTATTCATGATCTGGGGCAGGGGATCGGGGTTGCAACGATCGATGTGCCCGGTGTGATATTCGATGACCGCCTTCGGCCCGAGGATCTGAGCAATCTCGTCAAGGGCGTGATCGCCAATGCCAATGGCACCGTATCTGGCGAGGGCAGGATACGCTGGAGCGAGGATTCAATCACGAGTGAAGGTACGTTCGGTACCGAAGAACTGGACCTGGCTGCGGCCTTTGGCCCCATAGATGGATTGCGCGGGGAAATACGCTTCACGGATCTGATAAATTTGACCACAGCACCTGCTCAAACGCTCGAGATAGGCTCCATGAACCCCGGGATCGAGGTATTGGCGGGACGCGTGCAATATTCTTTGACCAACGGCGAATTGATATCTGTCGAGGATGCGCGGTGGCCGTTTATGGGCGGCGAGTTGATCCTTCGCCCGGTTGACATCCGATATGGCACGCCGGGCAGTCAGCTGTATGTGCTCGAAATCGTCGGCTTGGATGCCGAGACATTTATCGCGCAAATGGAGCTTAGCAATCTAAGCGCGACGGGTACGTTCGATGGAGCGGTGCCTATTTTGTTCGATGATCAGGGCAATGGCACCATTGGGGCCGGTTTGTTGCTTTCGAGGGCACCGGGCGGCAATGTATCGTATATCGGTGAGCTGACATACGAAGACATGGGCGCGATTACGAACTTCGCTTTTCAATCGCTCAAATCATTAGATTACACGCAAATGAGCATCGGGTTGGATGGCAGCCTTGCCGGTGAAATCATCACAAGCTTCAAAATTGACGGGGTTAGACAAGGGGCAGGGGCCAATCAAAACCTGTTCACGAGGCAGCTCTCGAAACTTCCCATCCGGTTCAACGTCAATGTTCGGTCTGAGAACTTTTATCAGCTTGCGACCATGGTTCAGTCATTTTTTGACCCGGACTACCTCGGGAATCCTGTTGATCGCGGATTGTTTGATGTCGAGGGCCAGCGATTTTCCCCCGCAAATCCATTTGTCGAACCGCAGCCCAGCGCGCCCGGTCCCAGCGAAAATGTGCAGGATACGCCCGCACTTAATCTCAGACGCGGTGATGAAACGCCCGTTCAACCTGTAGAAAGCGACGAGGATTTATGA
- a CDS encoding F0F1 ATP synthase subunit C translates to MEAEAAKLVGAGLAAIGAGMAAIGVGNVFGSFLESALRNPGAADGQQGRLFIGFAAAELLGLLAFVVAMILIFVA, encoded by the coding sequence ATGGAAGCAGAAGCAGCCAAGCTCGTAGGCGCAGGCCTTGCAGCAATCGGTGCCGGTATGGCAGCAATCGGCGTTGGTAACGTCTTCGGTTCGTTCCTCGAAAGCGCACTGCGCAATCCTGGTGCTGCCGATGGTCAACAGGGCCGTCTCTTCATCGGCTTCGCCGCAGCCGAGCTTCTCGGCCTGCTGGCGTTCGTCGTTGCGATGATCCTGATCTTCGTCGCATAA
- a CDS encoding YnbE family lipoprotein — protein sequence MKETKLTGNGQSEARLGVQGRHETTRRVIGKAAMGLFAAAGLGGCINVAAPDEPIVIELNINIRQEVIYRLAEDAANTIDENADIF from the coding sequence ATGAAGGAGACGAAATTGACCGGAAATGGGCAGTCTGAGGCGCGTTTGGGTGTTCAGGGCAGACACGAGACCACACGAAGGGTTATCGGGAAAGCCGCCATGGGCTTGTTCGCCGCCGCAGGTTTGGGAGGTTGCATAAATGTTGCCGCTCCCGATGAGCCGATTGTGATCGAGCTGAACATCAATATCCGGCAAGAAGTAATTTACCGGTTGGCCGAGGATGCCGCCAACACAATTGACGAGAATGCAGATATTTTTTGA
- a CDS encoding F0F1 ATP synthase subunit B family protein has translation MPDILTILASADDGKAVPAAFGVQDYQWVSLAMLVLIGVFLWKKVPGLITGGLDSKIAEIKQQLDEAKNLRAEAETLRDEYASKITTAEQDAEKMIEGAQREAVAILDKAKSDGEAMVKRRKQMAEEKIASAERDAVRDVRNRAASAAAIAAGDIIANKHDAEADGKLADEVIAGI, from the coding sequence ATGCCTGATATTCTCACCATCCTTGCATCCGCAGATGACGGTAAGGCTGTGCCTGCTGCGTTTGGCGTTCAGGATTATCAGTGGGTGTCGTTGGCGATGCTCGTCCTCATCGGGGTGTTTCTTTGGAAGAAGGTGCCCGGTCTGATTACGGGCGGTCTCGATTCCAAGATTGCCGAGATTAAACAGCAATTGGACGAGGCAAAGAACCTTCGTGCAGAAGCAGAAACTCTCCGCGATGAATACGCATCCAAGATCACAACGGCTGAGCAAGATGCCGAGAAGATGATCGAAGGCGCCCAGCGTGAAGCAGTCGCAATTCTCGATAAGGCCAAGTCAGATGGCGAAGCGATGGTTAAGCGTCGCAAGCAAATGGCCGAGGAAAAAATCGCATCGGCAGAGCGTGACGCCGTTCGGGATGTCCGGAATCGTGCTGCCAGCGCAGCCGCGATTGCCGCTGGTGACATTATCGCGAATAAACATGACGCTGAGGCGGACGGTAAGCTCGCGGATGAAGTGATCGCTGGCATCTGA
- the rpsA gene encoding 30S ribosomal protein S1, with translation MATSPNPTRDDFEALLNEQLGGAGDGGFEGRVVKGTVTSIEAGMAVIDVGLKSEGRVNLKEFARGEEDHGLEVGSEVEVYVDRVENADGEAMLSRDRARREAAWDKLENEFGEGKRVEGRIFGRVKGGFTVDLDGAVAFLPGSQVDIRPVRDVTPLMDMPQPFQILKMDRRRGNIVVSRRAVLEETRAEQRSELISDLAEGQVIDGVVKNITDYGAFVDLGGIDGLLHVTDMSYKRVNHPSEIIEIGQTVTVQIVRINADTQRISLGMKQLESDPWDGVAAKYPMGAKLSGTVTNITEYGAFVELEPGIEGLVHVSEMSWTKKNVHPGKIVSTSQEVEVLVLEVDSEKRRISLGLKQAQRNPWDEFAEKFPVGAEVTGEVKNATEFGLFIGLDGDVDGMVHMSDIAWGISGEDALALHRKGEEVKAVVLDVDVEKERISLGMKQLEKGAPTEAGAAAAGSLRKNQIVTVSILEVRDGGLEVQVGDDGATGFIKRSDLGRDRDEQRPDRFQVGGKVDAMVIGFDRSKKPNFSIKARQIAEEKEAVQQFGSSDSGASLGDILGEALKKSDD, from the coding sequence ATGGCGACTTCGCCCAACCCAACGCGCGACGATTTTGAAGCGCTCCTTAACGAACAACTCGGCGGTGCCGGAGACGGCGGCTTTGAAGGCCGCGTCGTAAAAGGCACCGTAACCTCAATCGAAGCCGGAATGGCTGTGATTGACGTAGGCCTCAAATCCGAAGGCCGCGTAAACCTCAAAGAATTTGCACGCGGTGAAGAAGATCACGGCCTGGAAGTCGGCAGCGAAGTCGAAGTCTATGTCGATCGCGTCGAAAACGCTGATGGCGAAGCCATGCTCAGCCGTGACCGCGCTCGCCGCGAAGCTGCTTGGGACAAGCTTGAAAATGAATTTGGCGAAGGCAAGCGTGTCGAAGGCCGCATCTTTGGCCGCGTTAAAGGTGGCTTCACAGTCGACCTTGACGGCGCCGTTGCCTTCCTTCCCGGCTCGCAGGTCGATATCCGCCCCGTTCGCGACGTTACGCCGCTTATGGACATGCCACAGCCTTTTCAGATCCTCAAAATGGATCGTCGCCGCGGCAACATCGTTGTTTCGCGCCGCGCCGTTCTCGAAGAAACGCGTGCCGAACAGCGCAGTGAACTGATCAGCGATCTGGCCGAAGGTCAGGTTATTGACGGTGTTGTGAAGAACATCACCGATTACGGTGCATTTGTGGATCTGGGCGGCATCGACGGCCTGCTCCACGTAACCGACATGAGCTACAAGCGGGTCAACCACCCGAGCGAGATCATCGAAATCGGTCAGACCGTCACAGTTCAGATCGTGCGCATTAACGCCGATACACAGCGTATCAGCCTAGGCATGAAACAGCTTGAAAGTGATCCATGGGACGGCGTCGCAGCCAAATACCCAATGGGCGCAAAGCTTTCCGGCACTGTCACGAACATCACCGAATACGGCGCATTCGTCGAACTGGAACCGGGCATCGAAGGCCTTGTCCATGTTTCGGAAATGAGCTGGACCAAGAAGAACGTTCACCCTGGCAAAATCGTATCGACTTCGCAGGAAGTCGAAGTGCTGGTCCTCGAAGTCGACAGCGAAAAGCGTCGTATTTCGCTCGGTCTCAAGCAGGCTCAACGCAATCCATGGGACGAATTTGCCGAGAAGTTCCCAGTCGGCGCCGAAGTCACGGGCGAAGTCAAGAACGCTACCGAATTCGGCCTGTTCATCGGCCTCGATGGCGATGTCGATGGCATGGTCCACATGTCGGATATCGCATGGGGTATCTCGGGCGAGGACGCATTGGCGCTTCACCGCAAAGGTGAAGAAGTCAAAGCTGTCGTTCTTGATGTCGATGTTGAAAAAGAACGCATCAGCCTCGGTATGAAGCAGCTTGAGAAAGGCGCACCGACAGAAGCCGGCGCAGCCGCAGCAGGTTCGCTTCGTAAGAACCAGATCGTTACTGTATCGATCCTCGAAGTGCGCGATGGCGGCCTTGAAGTTCAGGTTGGCGACGATGGCGCAACAGGCTTTATCAAACGTTCGGACCTCGGCCGTGATCGTGACGAACAACGTCCAGATCGCTTCCAGGTTGGCGGAAAAGTCGATGCAATGGTTATCGGTTTCGACCGTTCCAAAAAACCAAACTTCTCGATCAAGGCGCGTCAAATCGCTGAAGAGAAAGAAGCCGTGCAGCAGTTCGGTTCATCCGACAGCGGCGCATCGCTTGGCGATATCTTGGGCGAAGCTCTCAAGAAATCAGACGACTAA
- a CDS encoding NADPH:quinone oxidoreductase family protein, which produces MQALRVEHLSRDLSGVNLTDVPVPERQRGEALVKIRAASLNYPDLLMTSEDYQFKPEPPFTAGMELAGEVVDADSDSPLKPGDFVMGGAKTGGFAEYAAFPTASLRPMPKGVTFEVAAALGAAYNTAYTALVELGQLRAGQWVLIHGSSGGVGMAAVDLAMSLGAKVIAVSGSAHKLARIHKLYRPHSIVLAEGQFREQIAEITGGLLCDLVFDPVGGDIFDESTRCVAFNGKLLVVGFAGGRIASIRTNIPLIKGFSIVGVRAGEYARRFPDRGARIAAHVSDLAASGSIKPAIDRILPLSDWKTAFTAMAQRQLTGKVVMLPGA; this is translated from the coding sequence ATGCAGGCTCTCCGAGTGGAACACCTGTCGCGCGACTTGTCCGGGGTCAATTTGACTGATGTACCGGTCCCAGAGCGCCAGAGAGGTGAAGCACTCGTCAAAATTCGCGCTGCATCGCTGAACTACCCCGACCTGTTGATGACCTCAGAGGATTACCAGTTCAAGCCAGAGCCGCCTTTTACGGCGGGCATGGAACTGGCGGGTGAGGTGGTCGATGCGGATAGCGACAGCCCACTGAAGCCCGGCGATTTTGTAATGGGCGGTGCAAAGACAGGAGGATTCGCCGAATATGCAGCGTTTCCTACTGCGAGCCTCCGGCCAATGCCCAAAGGTGTAACCTTCGAAGTAGCCGCAGCGCTCGGAGCGGCTTACAATACAGCCTACACCGCTCTGGTGGAATTAGGCCAATTGCGTGCGGGCCAATGGGTCTTGATCCATGGATCAAGTGGCGGCGTGGGTATGGCAGCCGTTGATTTGGCAATGTCTCTGGGCGCCAAAGTCATTGCCGTAAGCGGCTCAGCTCATAAACTCGCGCGCATTCACAAATTGTATCGCCCCCACTCAATCGTGCTGGCAGAGGGCCAATTTCGCGAGCAAATTGCCGAAATAACGGGCGGTCTTTTGTGCGACCTTGTTTTTGACCCAGTTGGCGGTGACATTTTTGATGAAAGCACGCGCTGCGTCGCGTTTAACGGCAAACTGCTCGTTGTCGGCTTCGCCGGTGGGCGAATTGCCAGCATTCGCACGAACATCCCCCTCATCAAAGGGTTCTCAATTGTCGGCGTTAGAGCTGGCGAATATGCCAGACGCTTTCCTGATCGCGGTGCGCGGATCGCGGCTCACGTCTCGGATCTGGCTGCGAGTGGATCGATAAAGCCTGCAATCGACCGCATCTTACCGCTATCGGATTGGAAAACGGCATTCACTGCAATGGCTCAGCGGCAACTGACAGGAAAAGTTGTCATGCTGCCAGGTGCCTAG